A stretch of Usitatibacter palustris DNA encodes these proteins:
- a CDS encoding DUF4349 domain-containing protein → MTRVLTTLLALLVVAGCSESEKGERSAAAPLASMAAPSAAKRSLAYQHSIQIETDEDKIGAAHEAGQAACREASADLCTVLESRISTGRFASASLKLRAKPAGIQKVMAALGKQGQVTSQTTNAEDLASPIEDATKKLALLTDYRTRLEALRIKATDVDALIKVNRELAQVQTELEATTGQQAHLKQRVETEILSVSISSRSDQSILAPITQALSGFGRNLLHAFSIAITAIAYLIPWAIVFVLLIWAIRALWRRRKRGS, encoded by the coding sequence ATGACACGCGTACTGACTACGTTGTTGGCGTTGCTGGTCGTCGCAGGCTGCAGTGAGAGCGAGAAGGGCGAGAGGAGTGCGGCCGCGCCACTCGCGAGCATGGCAGCGCCCAGCGCCGCGAAGCGCTCCCTCGCCTACCAACACAGCATCCAGATCGAAACCGACGAAGACAAGATCGGCGCTGCGCACGAGGCGGGGCAGGCGGCGTGTCGCGAAGCCAGTGCGGACCTGTGCACGGTGCTCGAGTCGCGAATCAGCACGGGCCGGTTCGCGTCGGCCTCGTTGAAGCTCCGCGCCAAGCCCGCTGGAATCCAGAAGGTCATGGCGGCCCTGGGCAAGCAGGGCCAGGTCACGAGCCAGACCACCAACGCGGAAGATCTGGCGAGCCCGATCGAAGACGCAACGAAGAAACTCGCGCTGCTGACTGACTACCGGACGAGGCTCGAAGCCCTTCGCATCAAGGCGACCGACGTCGATGCGCTGATCAAGGTGAATCGCGAGCTCGCGCAGGTGCAAACGGAACTTGAAGCCACCACCGGACAGCAGGCCCATCTCAAGCAACGCGTGGAGACGGAGATCCTCAGCGTCTCGATCAGCAGCCGCAGCGATCAATCGATTCTCGCGCCGATCACGCAGGCGCTGTCAGGCTTCGGACGCAATCTCCTGCATGCTTTCTCCATCGCGATCACGGCGATTGCCTACCTGATCCCCTGGGCGATCGTCTTCGTCCTGCTGATCTGGGCAATTCGCGCACTGTGGCGCCGGCGCAAGCGCGGAAGCTAG
- a CDS encoding dienelactone hydrolase family protein — translation MKPDTQGRIDFASFTPKTMFDLARERRANWTEQSSWGHLTLPKVASDKVPAIVLMHNSGGVERGMSQWVDAFNEMGVATFVVHVFESRGVTRTAENQALVPYSADLMDAFQALMLLARHPRIDASRIGIMGFSRGGSVAFQAAIEPLRRAVVKSDLRFALHIPMYAGCNQIYWSPQVTKTPMLNLVGAEDDYTTAEPCERLAKRYADVGAPIRSIKYAGAHHSWDGMYEVFFLPNATSGVPCGVLRWDIEPWKITAERTGETVDPAKLTEFFQGCMKRGVHAGRNEAAFRQSRKDAQAFAREVFFGGQPQPPTAAPKGVEFVGGDGNGCERAVVIRGSKGSRDIVASEMAYLKTRYPGYKFRDNSVATKGGRSFEEIVIETEAGEKKTVCFDITEGFGNL, via the coding sequence TTGAAGCCCGACACGCAGGGCCGAATCGACTTCGCCAGCTTTACGCCGAAGACCATGTTCGATCTCGCACGGGAACGTCGCGCGAACTGGACGGAGCAATCCAGCTGGGGCCACCTGACCCTCCCGAAGGTTGCCTCCGACAAGGTCCCGGCGATCGTGCTGATGCATAACAGCGGCGGCGTCGAGCGCGGCATGTCGCAGTGGGTGGACGCCTTCAATGAAATGGGTGTCGCGACTTTCGTCGTCCATGTCTTCGAATCGCGAGGTGTCACGCGAACGGCGGAGAACCAGGCGCTCGTGCCCTATTCGGCCGACCTCATGGACGCGTTCCAGGCTCTCATGCTGCTGGCGAGGCACCCGCGCATCGACGCATCCAGGATCGGCATCATGGGATTCTCACGCGGGGGAAGCGTGGCCTTTCAAGCCGCGATCGAGCCCCTGCGCCGCGCAGTCGTCAAGAGTGACCTGCGCTTTGCGCTCCACATCCCGATGTATGCAGGCTGCAACCAGATCTATTGGTCGCCGCAGGTCACGAAAACGCCGATGCTCAATCTCGTTGGCGCAGAAGACGATTACACCACCGCCGAGCCCTGCGAACGCCTGGCCAAGCGTTACGCCGATGTCGGGGCTCCCATTCGCTCCATCAAGTACGCGGGCGCGCATCACTCGTGGGACGGCATGTACGAGGTCTTCTTCCTTCCCAACGCAACTTCGGGAGTTCCCTGCGGCGTATTGCGATGGGACATCGAGCCCTGGAAGATTACGGCCGAGCGCACCGGCGAGACAGTCGATCCGGCGAAGCTCACCGAATTCTTCCAGGGCTGCATGAAGCGGGGAGTGCATGCCGGGCGAAATGAAGCGGCATTCCGGCAATCGCGTAAGGATGCGCAGGCATTTGCGCGCGAGGTGTTCTTCGGCGGACAACCTCAGCCTCCGACTGCCGCGCCGAAGGGCGTCGAGTTTGTTGGCGGCGATGGGAACGGATGCGAGCGTGCGGTCGTCATTCGCGGATCGAAGGGCTCACGCGACATCGTCGCGAGCGAAATGGCCTATCTCAAGACTCGCTACCCCGGCTACAAATTTCGCGACAACTCTGTTGCAACCAAGGGCGGGCGCAGCTTCGAGGAGATCGTGATCGAAACAGAGGCCGGTGAGAAAAAGACGGTGTGCTTCGACATCACCGAAGGATTCGGCAACCTGTAG
- a CDS encoding HIT family protein produces the protein MSENALAYMRTDNHPMSRGHVLVIPKRHVVDFFDMTHEEQVAVLELLRKAHGLAAAEHSPDGFNIGVNIGQAAGQSRMHVHVHLIPRYTGDVPDPKGGVRCVLAGSRPA, from the coding sequence TTGTCCGAGAACGCCCTGGCCTACATGCGCACGGACAACCATCCGATGAGTCGAGGCCACGTGCTCGTGATCCCGAAGCGCCACGTCGTCGACTTCTTCGACATGACGCACGAGGAGCAGGTCGCGGTCCTCGAGCTTCTCCGCAAGGCTCATGGGCTCGCGGCAGCCGAGCACTCCCCCGACGGATTCAATATCGGGGTCAACATCGGACAGGCCGCGGGACAGTCGCGAATGCACGTGCATGTGCACCTGATTCCCCGCTACACGGGCGACGTGCCCGATCCGAAAGGTGGCGTGCGGTGCGTGTTGGCAGGTAGTCGTCCCGCCTGA
- a CDS encoding acyloxyacyl hydrolase — protein sequence MLAAAHCLFPWPCGAEDLRLLNVGVRAQVSGATVLGDVAPEEFQAYDASATFKLRWERYNEEGWGVGTRLMASAGALRGAGETALTVSLIPVLAFGTEDGRFTLDLGAGAALLSRHQFGTQDFGRPFQFALTFGVSAPLYDRVGVGYRFMHYSDAGLHGPHTTGADLHMIELTYRF from the coding sequence TTGCTCGCGGCCGCGCACTGCCTCTTCCCTTGGCCTTGCGGCGCCGAAGATCTTCGCCTGCTGAACGTCGGCGTGCGAGCCCAGGTTTCCGGCGCCACTGTTCTCGGAGACGTGGCCCCCGAAGAATTCCAGGCGTACGACGCATCGGCGACCTTCAAGCTCCGATGGGAGCGATACAACGAGGAGGGCTGGGGAGTGGGCACCCGGCTGATGGCCAGTGCCGGTGCGTTGCGGGGAGCGGGTGAAACCGCGCTCACCGTGTCCCTCATTCCGGTTCTTGCTTTTGGAACCGAAGATGGTCGCTTCACGCTCGATCTCGGCGCCGGGGCCGCGCTACTCAGCCGGCATCAATTCGGGACGCAGGATTTCGGCCGCCCCTTCCAATTCGCGCTGACTTTTGGCGTGAGTGCGCCCCTCTACGATCGCGTGGGAGTGGGCTACCGATTCATGCACTATTCGGACGCAGGGCTTCACGGACCCCACACCACCGGGGCCGATCTTCACATGATCGAGCTCACCTACCGCTTCTGA
- a CDS encoding methyltransferase family protein, with protein MFFARALFAFVALPGMVAFAVPAIWLWQARHLHLENSWALVVLVVGVAGLLWCVRDFYVQGKGTLAPWSPPQHLVVGGLYRFSRNPMYVCVFLILVGWAAAFESVGLLVYGLCVGLAFHLRVVHGEEPWLAKTHGASWQTYVKRVPRWIGLRSVTDEPTRS; from the coding sequence ATGTTCTTCGCCCGCGCACTGTTCGCGTTCGTGGCCCTCCCGGGCATGGTCGCGTTTGCCGTTCCCGCAATCTGGTTGTGGCAAGCCAGGCATCTTCACCTCGAGAATTCCTGGGCTCTTGTCGTGCTGGTCGTTGGAGTCGCAGGACTGCTCTGGTGTGTTCGCGATTTCTACGTACAGGGCAAGGGGACGCTGGCTCCGTGGTCCCCTCCACAACACCTTGTCGTCGGCGGCTTGTATCGCTTCAGCCGCAATCCGATGTACGTCTGCGTGTTTCTCATCCTTGTGGGCTGGGCCGCCGCGTTCGAATCGGTCGGGCTTCTCGTCTATGGGTTGTGCGTGGGCCTCGCTTTCCACCTGCGCGTCGTCCATGGGGAGGAGCCGTGGCTGGCGAAAACGCATGGGGCGAGCTGGCAGACCTACGTGAAGCGGGTTCCGCGGTGGATCGGCTTGCGGAGTGTTACGGATGAGCCAACGCGATCATGA